The following is a genomic window from Vibrio cyclitrophicus.
AGTCACAGAAAATAGGTACAACCAGTTTTTTATCTACAGTCGCTGTTTTATGTGCTTTAATTCCCACGCATAATTCCCAAATTTATTTCTTTCGCAATCAAGCGGAAGAATCGAAACAAAAAGGTCTTCCATGAGTTGGCTTGAAAAGATTTTAGAAAAAAGCAACATCGTAACATCTCGTAAAGCGTCTATCCCTGAAGGGGTTTGGACTAAATGTACTTCTTGTGAGCAGGTTCTTTACCATGCTGAACTAGAGCGTAACCTAGAAGTATGTCCAAAATGTGACCATCACATGCGCATGAAGGCACGTCGCCGTCTGGATACATTCCTAGACAAAGGTGAGCGTGTTGAACTGGGCACTGATCTTGAGCCACAAGATAAACTTAAGTTTAAAGACTCTAAGCGCTACAAAGAACGTATCTCTGCTGCACAGAAAAACAGCGGTGAGACAGATGCATTAGTGGCAATGAAAGGCGAACTACTTGGTTTACCTATCGTAGCATGTGCGTTTGAATTCTCATTTATGGGTGGTTCAATGGGCTCTGTGGTAGGTGCACGTTTTGTGAAAGCTGTTGATGCAGCTATCGAAAACAATTGCGGCTTAGTGTGTTTCTCTGCAAGTGGTGGTGCTCGTATGCAAGAGGCGCTTATGTCTCTAATGCAAATGGCGAAAACCAGTGCTGCTCTTGAGCGCTTATCTGCGAAAGGCTTACCGTTTGTTTCAGTAATGACTGATCCAACAATGGGGGGTGTTTCTGCAAGTTTGGCCATGCTTGGTGATATCAATATTGGTGAGCCAAAAGCGCTTATCGGTTTTGCTGGACGTCGTGTAATTGAGCAAACGGTACGTGAAGACCTTCCTGAAGGTTTCCAACGCAGTGAGTTCTTACTAGACCACGGTGCTATCGACATGATCGTTGACCGTCGTGAAATGCGTCAGCGTGTTGCAAGCCTTGTTGCTAAAATGACCAACCAGCCTTCACCATTGGTAGTTTCTGTGAACGATTCACCGAATGAAGCTACTTATGAAGTACCAGAAGCGCCAGAAAAAGGGTAAAGTACCATCTAACAAACCTACTTAATCATGGTTATGAGTTAGATGAGTCAACAACCTATTCCTCAAGCCACATCCTCTTTGGAGATGTGGCTTGATTATTTATCAAACATCCACACAAGTGCTATTGATCTTGGTTTAGACCGAGTTCAAGCCGTCGCCTCTAAGGCAAAGCTCACCAAACCTGCTCAACACGTTATTACCGTTGCTGGAACCAATGGCAAAGGCTCAACGTGTGCTCTGATGGAAGCGATTCTGTTGGACGCTGGTTACTCAGTTGGTGTCTACAGTTCTCCTCACTTAATTCGCTATAACGAGCGTGTTCGTATTAACGGCCAAGATCTATCCAACGAAAAGATGGTTCAGTCTTTCGATTTCATTGAGAAAGAGCGTGGCGAAATCAGCCTTAGCTTTTTCGAATATGGTACGTTGGCGGCGTTACGCGCTTTTCAAACAGAAACGGTTGATGTTGTGTTATTGGAAGTGGGTCTAGGCGGGCGTCTAGATGCGACCAATATCGTTGAACATGATGTTTCTGTGATTACCAGTTTGGCTGTCGACCATGTTGATTGGTTGGGTGACGACATCAATGTGATTGGCTTTGAAAAAGCGGGTATCTATCGTAGTGGTAAACCTGCTATTTGTGGTCAACCCAAGCCACCTGCGACGGTTGCTGCGCACGCTGATGACATTAAGGCTGAGTTCTATCAAGTGGGTATTCAATATGCTTATGATGTAGATGGTGATGTGTGGAATTGGCGCAGTGGTGCATTTCAATTGGAATCACTGCCTATTCCAAGCCTACCATTACCTAATGCAGCAACAGCATTAATGGCACTAGGTACTTCAGATCTGACTATTAGCGATGTTAACGTGGTGAACGGTTTGAAGAATGCTCAGCTCCCGGGACGCATGCAGCAAATTAGTGAACACCCCGTGATTGTGCTTGATGTCGCGCATAATCCGCATTCGGCCGAATATTTTGCACAGCAAGTTGAGAAGACGTACGCAGGAAAAAACTTACACGTTGTTGTCGCTATGCTTCATGACAAAGATATCCCCGCGACATTGGAAGTATTAGCGCCGATGACAACACATTGGTACCCAGCTTCACTGCAAGGCCCACGAGCTGCAACGGCGGCGGAATTGTGTCAAAGCTTACCTGAAGGTATAAAGCAGCATACAACTCCTTTTGCGGCGTTTGAAGCGGCTTTAGCTTCGGCTCAAGGTGATGATGTTGTGTTGGTGGTCGGTTCTTTCCATACCGTTGGTGAGGTGTTGGAGCACTGGCAGAAAAAAGGAAACTAAATGGCAAGTAAATTCCAAAGCCGATTAGTCGGCACCATCATTTTAGTGGCCATTGGCGTGATTGTATTGCCCGATGTGCTTGATGGTAAGAAGCTCCACTACAAAGAAGAGTTTGCAAGCATTCCGATTAAGCCTGAGCTTGATAGTAATGTTGAGGTTTTTGAAGTGCTCGACCCTGTTGAAGATCAGATTGCATTACCGGATTCTCCGGTTGAGCAAGTGGTTGAAAGTGGCGGTGCTGATAAATCCGATACGCAAATGGCGTCGACTTCAAACAATAAAGAAGCAGACAAAGTGGCAGTCGTGGTGAAACCTGTACCAGAAAAAAATGAATACCAAGACAGTGCTTGGCTTATTCAATTAATGGCTTTGAAGAATGCTGACAACGCAAAAAATGTTGTTAAGGATTTACAAAAGCGTGGTTACCAGGCTCACACCAAACAAGAAAAAACTTTTACGCGAGTAATTATTGGCCCGGATGTCTCTAAATCCAAACTTGAGCGACAAATTAAGGAATTAGAAAAAATTACGGGTTCAAAAGGCCAATTGCTCAAATTTAAACCGTTAAATCCATAAGAAAACGTTTGCGTCAGCATTTTTTCTGTTAAAATGCGCGCCAACTTAAGATGAAGAATTCATGAATTGGTTAGATTTTGTCATTTTAGGCGTGATCGGCTTCTCTGCCGTGATCAGTTTAGTTCGCGGTTTCGCTAAAGAAGCGTTGTCACTTGTTATTTGGTTTGGAGCATTTTTTATTGCTAGCCAGTACTACGCTAAATTAGCCATGTACTTCACCAATATCGAAGATGAGATGTTTCGAAACGGAACTGCGATAGCAGCATTGTTTGTTGCGACGTTAGTTGTTGGTGCCTTAGTTAACTATGTCATCGGTCAACTAGTTCAGAAAACAGGCCTGTCGGGTACAGATAGAATCCTCGGTGTCGTCTTTGGTGGCTTACGTGGTGTTTTGATTGTTTCTGCAGTGTTGTTTTTCATGGATGCGTTTACTGCATTCCCAAGTTCTGAGTGGTGGAAGAATTCGCAATTGGTTCCGGAGTTTAGTCGAATCATTGCGCCGTTCTTCGAGCATTTACAAGCAACATCTAGTTTCTTATCTGGCGCGCTTTAGCGCCAGTTAATGTCGAAAATCGAGGATTAGGACATGTGTGGTATTGTTGGAATCGTGGGTTCAACACCTGTAAACCAGTCTATTTATGACGCTTTAACGGTATTGCAGCATCGTGGCCAAGATGCCGCTGGTATTTGTACCATAGAAAGCAATCGTTTCCGTCTGCGTAAGGCGAACGGTTTAGTAAAAGATGTTTTTGAAGCAAAACACATGCAGCGCTTACAAGGTGAAGTGGGTATTGGTCACGTTCGCTATCCTACAGCGGGCAGTTCAAGTGCTTCTGAAGCTCAGCCTTTCTACGTAAACTCTCCTTTTGGCATCACGTTGGCGCACAACGGTAACCTAACGAACGCAAATGAAGTTCGTGCGAAATTATTCGAGAAAGACCGTCGTCATGTGAATACAACCTCTGATTCTGAAGTTCTACTGAATGTATTAGCTCATGAGATCGATACCGTTAAAGGTAACGTGACTTCAGAAGACGTTTTCCGCGCAGTAGCGAACGTGCACCGCACTATTCGTGGTGCTTACGCCGTAACGGCAATGATTATCGGCCACGGCATGATCGCATTCCGTGACCCACATGGCATCCGTCCGCTGTGTCTTGGTAAGCGTGAAGTTAATGGTAAAACAGAGTATATGGTTGCGTCTGAGTCAGTAGCGTTAGACGCTGTTGGTTTTGACTTTATGCGTGACGTTGCTCCTGGTGAAGCTATCTACGCAACATTCGACGGTGATCTTTTCACTAAGCAATGTGCAGATAACCCACA
Proteins encoded in this region:
- a CDS encoding SPOR domain-containing protein, giving the protein MASKFQSRLVGTIILVAIGVIVLPDVLDGKKLHYKEEFASIPIKPELDSNVEVFEVLDPVEDQIALPDSPVEQVVESGGADKSDTQMASTSNNKEADKVAVVVKPVPEKNEYQDSAWLIQLMALKNADNAKNVVKDLQKRGYQAHTKQEKTFTRVIIGPDVSKSKLERQIKELEKITGSKGQLLKFKPLNP
- the folC gene encoding bifunctional tetrahydrofolate synthase/dihydrofolate synthase; protein product: MSQQPIPQATSSLEMWLDYLSNIHTSAIDLGLDRVQAVASKAKLTKPAQHVITVAGTNGKGSTCALMEAILLDAGYSVGVYSSPHLIRYNERVRINGQDLSNEKMVQSFDFIEKERGEISLSFFEYGTLAALRAFQTETVDVVLLEVGLGGRLDATNIVEHDVSVITSLAVDHVDWLGDDINVIGFEKAGIYRSGKPAICGQPKPPATVAAHADDIKAEFYQVGIQYAYDVDGDVWNWRSGAFQLESLPIPSLPLPNAATALMALGTSDLTISDVNVVNGLKNAQLPGRMQQISEHPVIVLDVAHNPHSAEYFAQQVEKTYAGKNLHVVVAMLHDKDIPATLEVLAPMTTHWYPASLQGPRAATAAELCQSLPEGIKQHTTPFAAFEAALASAQGDDVVLVVGSFHTVGEVLEHWQKKGN
- the accD gene encoding acetyl-CoA carboxylase, carboxyltransferase subunit beta, which codes for MSWLEKILEKSNIVTSRKASIPEGVWTKCTSCEQVLYHAELERNLEVCPKCDHHMRMKARRRLDTFLDKGERVELGTDLEPQDKLKFKDSKRYKERISAAQKNSGETDALVAMKGELLGLPIVACAFEFSFMGGSMGSVVGARFVKAVDAAIENNCGLVCFSASGGARMQEALMSLMQMAKTSAALERLSAKGLPFVSVMTDPTMGGVSASLAMLGDINIGEPKALIGFAGRRVIEQTVREDLPEGFQRSEFLLDHGAIDMIVDRREMRQRVASLVAKMTNQPSPLVVSVNDSPNEATYEVPEAPEKG
- a CDS encoding CvpA family protein, which encodes MNWLDFVILGVIGFSAVISLVRGFAKEALSLVIWFGAFFIASQYYAKLAMYFTNIEDEMFRNGTAIAALFVATLVVGALVNYVIGQLVQKTGLSGTDRILGVVFGGLRGVLIVSAVLFFMDAFTAFPSSEWWKNSQLVPEFSRIIAPFFEHLQATSSFLSGAL